The following are from one region of the Gossypium hirsutum isolate 1008001.06 chromosome D03, Gossypium_hirsutum_v2.1, whole genome shotgun sequence genome:
- the LOC107950873 gene encoding general transcription and DNA repair factor IIH subunit TFB2-like, translated as MPQSVTARLPTSEELDAYAHEQWECFLLQLISSGQAEKSTSFSSSMMRIFQRGLLHQRDKEAPRLTESGFQFLVCIMKLIALLPLFCVIYS; from the exons ATGCCTCAAAGTGTTACTGCAAGGCTTCCAACCTCAGAGGAGCTCGATGCCTATGCACATGAGCAATGGGAG TGTTTCTTGCTGCAACTTATAAGTTCAGGACAAGCTGAAAAATCAACGAGCTTCAGCTCTTCCATGATGAGAATTTTTCAGCGTGGTCTTTTGCATCAGAG AGATAAAGAAGCTCCAAGATTAACTGAGAGTGGTTTCCAATTCTTGGTGTGCATCATGAAACTCATAGCCCTTTTGCCTCTTTTCTGTGTAATTTACAGTTGA